The Malus domestica chromosome 17, GDT2T_hap1 genome contains the following window.
gacgagatctcccatttgaaaagacCGAGGAagaactttcttgttgaaggctTTAGAAAGTCGAGCTTGATAACACTCCAGGTGTTGGTGGGCTTCGAGTCTTTTCTCATCCAGTGCCTCCAGTTCTTGAAGACGCAACTTTGCGttctcttcatcagtcaagccttcttgtatagccatccttagcgaggggatttgactttcgagtggtagaacagcttctacgccatatacaagagaatagGGTGTGGCTTGGGTAGGCGTTCTATATGTTGTCCTGTATGCCCATAGGGCTTCGCCtattctttcgtgccagtctttctttgttctaccgattaccttcttcaggaggttgcacaatgtcttgttgaatgcttctgcaagcccgttggccggagcatgatacatggaggatttgtgctgcttgaacttgtatttctcgcagagctcgtccatgagtcggtttgagaactgctttccgttgtcggtgacaatgtagcgaggcaccccATATCGATGGATGATATGTCCCTTGATGAAACagacgacagtttccttcttgacttccctcAAGGGTATGGCCTCAGCCCACttagagaagtaatctgttgcagccaggATTTAAGCCTCTTCTGTAGATGACTTTGGCGCAATTGGTCCTACGacatccaatccccatgcatcgaacggccatgaagtagctgtggggtgtaatggttcaggcggttgatgtatgaagttggcgtgaaattggcaggcttggcaccttttggcgtaTTCTAGGCAGTCctttaccatgcttggccagtaataacccattcttttgagctggaaatgaagctttggtCCGGACTGGTGCGCTCCACAtattcctgagtgtgcttcttccatggcttgattggcttcttcctcgcctAGGCATCTTAGAAGTACCCCTTCAAACGATCGCCGGTAGAGTGtccctttgtaatagaggaagcgatgtgctcgtcgacgtatttcagagcggtgttTCGGATCATCTGGAAGCATTCCGTGCTCCAAGTAGTTGATCAGAggctgtctccattcttcaacgtTGACCGGAAGTATTGAAATAACGTTTGTATCACTTAATACCATTTCGGTGACAAgcgggattacccatctttggcagactggcacgtttgtagcttcgtcttctcctaatgccatgctcgaggctaggttggcgagagcgtctgccatttgattctcttttcttggcacgtgttctagtgttacggcctcaAACCTTTGTAGCAACTGCGTTGCCAGCCGAAAATATGGGACAAggtcatctttcctcacctcatattcagtcaggagttgattgattatgagcttggagtcgccgtaTATCTCGAGGGCtgcgatttccatgttgattgccatttggagcccgaggatcagtgcttggtactcagcgacattgttggagcataattcgcttagctggaatgaataaggtagtacttgcctttgtggcgacatgaatactactcctgcccccgctccgtctactcgtgcagatccgtcgaagaacatcgtccatgtcgggaatatgtcgatgcagaacacctcttcgtcgggcaagtcgtctgagattttccaatcagctgggattggataatcggcaaggaagtctgctagcgcttgtcctttgacggctttagctgagacgtagatgatctcgtattgattgagaagtaatgcccatttagctagtcgccctgtcaaaactggcttagacatgacgtatttgaccgggtcagctttagcaaccaagtggatggtgtaagcatgcatgtaatgtctgagcttctggatggcaaacatcaaggccaggcacattttttctattggggaatAGTTCAATTCAGCGCCGGTAAGCGTTCGactgaggtagtagagcgctccttctttctgggcctcgttttcctgtgccaagagtgctccaactgaactttcctgtgcagcaatgtacaatatgagcggtttccctggtacaggtgcccccaggacaggtggacttgataaatacttctttatgctttcaaaagcattgttgcatgctttgtcccatacgaacggaacatctttcttcatgagtcgactgaacggttgacaacgccctgcaaggttggagatgaagcgtctgatgaaggctagccgaccttgtagacttttcaactcgtgcaggtttcttggctcgggcatgctttgaatggccttgatctttgattggtccacttcaatgccacgatgcttgacgatgaagccaaggaactttccagatgtgacgccaaatgcacactttaatgggttcatcttgaggttgtattttcgcaaccttccgaacactactcgcaaatccttcaagtgatttgatcttttctttgtcttgaccaccacatcgtctacatagCATTCTACATTCttatgtagcatgtcattgaagatcttctgcattgcgcgttgatatgtagctccagcattcttcagaccaaagggcatcaccttgtagcagtaaataccttttggagtgcggaaggctgttagttcctcatcttcaagagccatgcgaatttgattgtatccagaagagccgtccatgaatgatagtgcctcatggccaatggttgcgtccaccatgatctcaatgattggcaaggggaagtcatcCTTCGGGCAAGCATTATTGAGGTCTCGAAAGTccacgcaaacacgtatttgtccagatttcttaaggactatgacgatgttggagatccacttggggtattgcacctctcgaatgaagcctgcttcgatcaacttgtcaatctcggcctcgatttgtgggatgagctcggatcgatagcgtctttgagtttgctttactggtcgcgttccaggcttgactgcaaaATGATGCACAGCAATGATAGGgtcgaggccgggcatttccttgtaggtccaagcaaagacgtccttgaactctaatagcagctggtaatacttctctatctcGCCTGCACTTAGTAATGCGCTTACGAAGATAGGCTTTGGTTCCtcacttgtgcctaagttgagttctttgagatcgtcaactgtggcttgccccccatcttcGAGTTGTGACGGTGCTGCAATAACATCTTCTTCGaggctttcatcttcttcaccttcttggattgtgatgtggaagacgtcttgggcTTCTTCTTCGGTGTTAACCTCCCGAGctagttggcatgaagattgtccagtgtgaatgatggtgcgccttttcactttcagtgatccaactgtgtcaacctccaatattgcttggcgcttcattcttgaaggaatggaaCTTCGAACGCCATCCTTTTCTGCCAGGCGATCGATCTCTTCTACTTCTGGTGTCGTCTTTCTCCTTTTGGAAGGCTCTTTGGCTTCTCCAAGTCTTTCCATAACTGACTGTCGTGGAGGAAAGCTAGTCGTATTGCTTTGCTTTTtaggttttgataaccttttgaaaacagagcCTCGAGATACTGAcgtgttaagccttttgaagacggaagttttGTTTTGACCGCCAATGAGTTTAGGTGCCGAAACTCTGGGCTTTGAACAATTCATTCTATCGAATACTGATGTCCGGGGGGCAGGTTGAGGCTCCTCTCTATCTTGTATAATGTGTatgctgatgtgttgagcgctagcattttttgccttgctggagattttcaccggtgcatttggtgtgaagccaagcccagctttgttgttgctaACCCCGTAACCATACTTCTCtaacttcttctgagttttagtgagatcacgttcgttgtctttgacggtgttcaaatcattctttcccaaatttgcagaggaggtgaagttatacccagctttcgacataagtttgtaggcgtttggatcaaaaccttcttcggtccttttggttgggagaaagcttggttctaccCCCTTTGGCAGGCCTTTTATGAAGCCCTGTGATGGTTTTGCAACCTTAGTGTCGCCTAGCTGGgtcagaggcaaaactgcattcgttttgagcaactttacattatctatgtgccgctgtgcatcggctttgctcGCTGCAGTTTCgaacggggattgaccattctttcttctcgacgtcAGGATGTACCGGAAGACGGGTACGCTTGGTCCGTTTGAGGTCGTCCTACTTcctctggttgttgcaggtttagaaaGCTCGTCgtcgtttttgcttgaagatggcatagcttcttcttcttgcttcttgggcatagCTTGCCACTCCTGTTTTTTAGGCGCTGTTTTGCTCATGGATttaatctcttttggaagagtttcgGGCACCGTGTCTTCAtttatgtagaacttggcgtctgcgaaatgtgattcggcttcggtgaatggcttggtgtcgccatagatcacctttaCTCGTTCTTGGTAAAATTTTaaacattggtgaagggtggacggtgcCACTCAGtttgcatggatccaaggccttcctaagagcagaccgtaggaagttcttgcatcaatcacgtggaacatcacgcttgacttgagttcaccaatggtcatctccactcggatcatgcccatcgctctttgtcctccttggttaaaaccttggattagt
Protein-coding sequences here:
- the LOC139193477 gene encoding uncharacterized protein — translated: MAINMEIAALEIYGDSKLIINQLLTEYEVRKDDLVPYFRLATQLLQRFEAVTLEHVPRKENQMADALANLASSMALGEDEATNVPVCQRWVIPLVTEMVLSDTNVISILPVNVEEWRQPLINYLEHGMLPDDPKHRSEIRRRAHRFLYYKGTLYRRSFEGVLLRCLGEEEANQAMEEAHSGICGAHQSGPKLHFQLKRMGYYWPSMVKDCLEYAKRCQACQFHANFIHQPPEPLHPTATSWPFDAWGLDVVGPIAPKSSTEEA